In Streptomyces sp. NBC_00433, a single genomic region encodes these proteins:
- a CDS encoding amino acid adenylation domain-containing protein has product MTTVPNLLAELAGAGVRLRLVDDARLEVSAPKGSLRADLRDRIVRHKPELIEWLAGLADTGAGDLPAITHDAAALREPFAPSDLQTSFIIGSREGFEHHVRPHQYMEWEFAELDPARYQAALNQVLRRQRKDLVVVRDDLRMQAVGEDPAPVKVTVSDLAGMTEAAAEAEIARVRAAMERHEPDISRWPWVEAHISRYGDGRARLHWNNNNLFSDAPGTMGFLANVMRAYDDPASVPDDLEIGYRDCVLALAELEESPQGRAAERYWRERIPGWPEAPAVPLAAGADLRRRSLLVRRELLFPADLWTRLRGKAEARGLTKTNVVLAAHAELLSYWSGSRHFLINNMITHRVPLHPQIGQVLGNFASLYPLEADWRHDEPFIARARRLQSQVIADVEHSQWSGVKVLQALNSARRTPGRAVCPFAVGSALFVGATERPDYSTLETPQVRFDCEFWELPDGSLWVVWDVIEEMFPEGLIDAMEDGYRTALTALAYDDAAWEAPGLDLLPAAQRVQRALPAPPVAAPAPGFLHDALPARAAAAPDAPAVIADGATLTYAELRARSAELAARLRASGVTDGARVAVVLPKGPDQIVAVFAALAAGAAYVPMDPGWPEDRIGYLLGDIEAAAVLTDEDRLADVAPLTKAPVLPVTPPAGAVAPAGGAAGGTRTPADLAYVIYTSGSTGRPKGVMLDHRGPLNTVEDINSRFGIGPDDVVFGISSLCFDLSVYDVFGTAAAGAALVLPTAAAADPGAWLDLVGRHGVTVWNSVPAIMQLFTEAAEAAGATFPHLRTVLLSGDWIPVQLPDRIRRVAPNARVVSLGGATEASIWSICHPVDHVDPEWTSIPYGRPLAGQSWHILDDLGRDAPTWVPGHLHIGGAGLALGYLGDQAKTDAAFVTHPRTGERIYRTGDLGRYLPDGTIEFLGRADFQVKIQGFRVEPGEVEQTLLEHQDVAQAAVVARSTGSGKQLAAFVVGHPDAAPGGGPTAAALRDFAAQRLPSYLVPAHITVLPALPLTANGKLDRRALEALGPADEGGRGEHVAPRTPAEAAIAEVWAETLEAEKVGVHDDFFDLGGQSFAALRVIERLAATTGRRIPLGVLLEQRTVAGLARWLETAQPQWSPLVRLTHRPSGTPWFLVHPAGGNVLCYEKLAELLDSPVHAFQAPTPSSGGGPLDKVEDFAGHYLEALLAVQPHGPYRLGGWSSGGVIAFELAHLLEARGETVERLAVLDSPSPTVPRLLDDTRLLLWFVEDLGIGFRADAVADDEVSRLAALPDPLALAEVLALAGAGAAGIDPASLADPLAVFRGVVRACNSYAAPTIAADLVVVRAGEGEVGEFAGHPAAAVPDWGWAAVTSGSVTGATVPATHYTLLTPRHAAAVAEAISRPRQGA; this is encoded by the coding sequence GTGACCACCGTCCCGAATCTGCTGGCCGAACTCGCCGGGGCCGGGGTGAGACTGCGGCTCGTCGACGACGCGCGTCTCGAGGTGTCCGCGCCCAAGGGCAGCCTGCGCGCCGACCTGCGCGACCGTATCGTGCGGCACAAGCCCGAGCTGATCGAGTGGCTCGCCGGCCTCGCCGACACCGGCGCCGGCGACCTGCCGGCCATCACCCACGACGCGGCGGCGCTGCGCGAGCCCTTCGCGCCGTCCGACCTGCAGACGTCCTTCATCATCGGCAGCCGCGAGGGCTTCGAGCACCATGTGCGGCCCCACCAGTACATGGAGTGGGAATTCGCCGAGCTGGACCCGGCCCGCTACCAGGCCGCGCTGAACCAGGTGCTGCGCAGGCAGCGCAAGGACCTCGTCGTGGTCCGCGACGACCTGCGCATGCAGGCCGTCGGCGAGGACCCCGCCCCTGTCAAGGTCACGGTGTCCGACCTGGCCGGCATGACGGAGGCGGCGGCCGAGGCCGAGATCGCCCGGGTCCGCGCGGCGATGGAGCGGCACGAGCCGGACATCTCCCGCTGGCCGTGGGTCGAGGCGCACATCAGCCGCTACGGCGACGGCCGCGCCCGGCTGCACTGGAACAACAACAACCTCTTCAGCGACGCCCCCGGCACCATGGGCTTCCTGGCCAACGTGATGCGCGCCTACGACGACCCGGCGTCGGTCCCCGACGACCTGGAGATCGGCTACCGCGACTGCGTGCTGGCCCTCGCCGAGCTGGAGGAGTCGCCGCAGGGCAGGGCCGCGGAGCGCTACTGGCGCGAGCGCATACCCGGCTGGCCCGAGGCGCCCGCCGTGCCGCTGGCCGCCGGCGCGGACCTGCGGCGCCGCTCGCTGCTCGTCCGCAGGGAGCTGCTCTTCCCCGCCGACCTGTGGACGCGGCTGCGCGGCAAGGCCGAGGCCAGGGGACTGACCAAGACCAACGTGGTGCTGGCCGCGCACGCGGAGCTGCTGTCGTACTGGAGCGGGTCACGGCACTTCCTGATCAACAACATGATCACCCACCGGGTGCCGCTGCACCCGCAGATCGGCCAGGTGCTGGGCAATTTCGCGTCGCTCTATCCGCTGGAGGCCGACTGGCGGCACGACGAGCCCTTCATCGCCCGCGCCCGGCGGCTCCAGTCGCAGGTCATCGCGGACGTCGAGCACTCGCAGTGGAGCGGGGTGAAGGTGCTCCAGGCGCTCAACTCGGCCCGCCGCACCCCCGGCCGGGCGGTCTGCCCCTTCGCCGTCGGCAGCGCGCTCTTCGTCGGCGCCACAGAAAGGCCCGACTACAGCACCCTGGAGACCCCGCAGGTGCGGTTCGACTGCGAATTCTGGGAACTGCCGGACGGCAGCCTGTGGGTGGTGTGGGACGTCATCGAGGAGATGTTCCCCGAAGGCCTGATCGACGCCATGGAGGACGGCTACCGTACGGCCCTCACCGCGCTCGCCTACGACGACGCGGCCTGGGAGGCGCCAGGACTCGACCTGCTGCCCGCCGCCCAGCGCGTCCAGCGGGCGCTGCCCGCGCCCCCGGTGGCGGCCCCCGCGCCCGGCTTCCTGCACGACGCGCTGCCCGCGCGCGCCGCGGCCGCTCCCGACGCGCCGGCGGTCATCGCCGACGGCGCCACCCTCACCTACGCCGAACTGCGGGCCCGCAGCGCGGAACTGGCCGCCAGGCTGCGCGCGAGCGGCGTCACGGACGGCGCCCGGGTCGCGGTGGTGCTGCCCAAGGGCCCCGACCAGATCGTCGCGGTCTTCGCGGCGCTCGCGGCCGGCGCCGCGTACGTCCCGATGGACCCGGGCTGGCCCGAGGACCGCATCGGCTACCTGCTGGGTGACATCGAGGCCGCCGCGGTCCTCACCGACGAGGACCGTCTCGCCGACGTGGCGCCGCTGACCAAGGCCCCGGTGCTCCCGGTCACTCCGCCCGCCGGCGCCGTGGCGCCCGCCGGCGGCGCAGCCGGCGGCACGCGGACGCCCGCCGACCTCGCGTACGTCATCTACACCTCGGGCTCCACCGGCCGCCCCAAGGGCGTGATGCTCGACCACCGCGGGCCGCTGAACACCGTCGAGGACATCAACAGCCGCTTCGGGATCGGCCCGGACGACGTCGTCTTCGGCATCTCCTCGCTCTGCTTCGACCTGTCCGTCTACGACGTGTTCGGTACGGCCGCCGCCGGCGCCGCGCTGGTGCTGCCGACCGCGGCGGCCGCCGACCCGGGGGCCTGGCTGGACCTGGTCGGGCGGCACGGCGTGACCGTGTGGAATTCGGTGCCGGCGATCATGCAGCTGTTCACCGAGGCCGCGGAAGCCGCCGGCGCGACCTTCCCGCACCTGCGGACCGTGCTGCTCAGCGGCGACTGGATCCCGGTGCAGCTGCCCGACCGCATCCGGCGCGTCGCGCCGAACGCCCGGGTGGTCAGCCTGGGCGGCGCGACGGAGGCGTCGATCTGGTCGATCTGCCACCCGGTCGACCACGTCGACCCCGAGTGGACCAGCATCCCCTACGGCCGCCCGCTCGCCGGGCAGAGCTGGCACATCCTGGACGACCTCGGGCGGGACGCGCCCACCTGGGTCCCCGGCCACCTGCACATCGGCGGCGCCGGACTCGCGCTCGGCTACCTCGGCGACCAGGCCAAGACCGACGCGGCCTTCGTCACCCACCCCCGCACCGGCGAACGGATCTACCGCACCGGCGACCTGGGCCGCTACCTGCCCGACGGCACCATCGAATTCCTCGGCCGGGCCGACTTCCAGGTCAAGATCCAGGGCTTCCGCGTCGAGCCCGGCGAGGTCGAGCAGACGCTGCTCGAACACCAGGACGTCGCCCAGGCCGCCGTGGTGGCCCGCAGCACGGGCTCGGGCAAGCAGCTCGCCGCCTTCGTCGTCGGCCACCCGGACGCCGCACCGGGCGGCGGCCCCACGGCCGCCGCGCTGCGAGACTTCGCGGCGCAGCGCCTGCCCTCCTACCTGGTGCCCGCGCACATCACCGTGCTGCCCGCGCTGCCGCTCACCGCCAACGGCAAGCTCGACCGGCGCGCGCTCGAAGCGCTGGGCCCGGCCGACGAGGGCGGCAGGGGCGAGCACGTGGCGCCGCGCACACCGGCCGAGGCGGCCATCGCCGAGGTGTGGGCGGAGACCCTGGAGGCCGAAAAGGTCGGCGTGCACGACGACTTCTTCGACCTCGGCGGCCAGTCCTTCGCCGCGCTGCGCGTCATCGAGCGCCTCGCGGCGACCACCGGCCGCCGCATCCCGCTCGGCGTCCTGCTGGAGCAGCGCACCGTCGCCGGGCTCGCCCGGTGGCTGGAGACCGCGCAACCCCAGTGGTCCCCGCTGGTCCGGCTCACCCACCGCCCCAGCGGCACCCCGTGGTTCCTCGTGCACCCGGCGGGCGGCAACGTGCTCTGCTACGAGAAGCTCGCCGAACTCCTCGACTCGCCCGTGCACGCCTTCCAGGCGCCCACCCCGAGCAGCGGCGGCGGGCCGCTGGACAAGGTCGAGGACTTCGCCGGCCACTACCTCGAAGCGCTGCTCGCGGTCCAGCCGCACGGCCCCTACCGCCTCGGCGGCTGGTCGTCGGGCGGCGTCATCGCCTTCGAGCTGGCGCATCTGCTGGAGGCGCGCGGCGAGACCGTCGAGCGGCTGGCCGTCCTGGACTCGCCGAGCCCGACCGTGCCCCGCCTGCTGGACGACACCCGGCTGCTGCTGTGGTTCGTCGAGGACCTCGGCATCGGCTTCCGCGCCGACGCCGTCGCCGACGACGAGGTGTCCAGGCTGGCCGCGCTGCCCGATCCGCTCGCGCTCGCCGAGGTGCTCGCGCTGGCGGGCGCCGGGGCCGCGGGGATCGACCCGGCCTCGCTCGCCGACCCGCTGGCCGTCTTCCGCGGTGTGGTCCGCGCCTGCAACAGCTACGCGGCGCCGACCATCGCCGCCGACCTCGTGGTCGTACGCGCCGGCGAGGGCGAGGTCGGCGAATTCGCCGGCCACCCGGCCGCCGCCGTGCCCGACTGGGGCTGGGCGGCAGTGACCTCGGGGTCCGTGACCGGCGCCACCGTGCCGGCCACGCATTACACCTTGCTGACTCCCCGACATGCCGCCGCGGTGGCCGAAGCGATCAGCCGACCAAGACAAGGTGCGTAG